From one Trachemys scripta elegans isolate TJP31775 chromosome 14, CAS_Tse_1.0, whole genome shotgun sequence genomic stretch:
- the LOC117887523 gene encoding cytochrome b-245 chaperone 1, whose amino-acid sequence MYMLLENRTSSILHLKRSPGIRSWSLFVGISSIGLAAAYYSEDSLGWKLFYIAGCLFVAAQNLEEWEEAVFDKDKGKVFLKTFNLYKKILTLSRAGHEQVAALLNEIRDVNVEEEKVRYFGKGYLVVLRFVTGFSHPLTQSAVMGCRSDVEAVAKLITGFLELNKVENHQDLSQSSETDASDADEPKDEY is encoded by the exons ATGTACATGTTGCTTGAAAACCGCACAAGTTCCATTCTGCATTTGAAGAGATCACCTGGCATCAGATCTTGGTCTCTCTTTGTTG GAATATCTTCCATAGGTCTGGCTGCTGCTTACTATAGTGAAG ACAGCTTGGGATGGAAACTCTTCTATATAGCTGGGTGTCTCTTTGTGGCTGCACAGAATCTGGAGGAGTGGGAG GAAGCTGTATTTGACAAGGACAAGGGAAAAGTCTTCCTTAAAACATTCAACCTTTACAAAAAAATACTGACCCTCTCAAGAGCAGGCCATGAACAAG TGGCCGCTTTGCTGAATGAGATTCGAGATGTGAACGTGGAAGAGGAGAAAGTGCGTTACTTTGGGAAGGGTTACCTGGTAGTGCTACGATTTGTCACTGGATTTTCCCACCCTCTGACCCAGAGCGCAGTGATGGGCTGTAGAAG TGACGTGGAAGCAGTTGCCAAGCTCATTACCGGGTTTCTGGAACTGAACAAAGTAGAGAACCATCAAGATCTGTCGCAGAGCAGTGAAACGGATGCCAGTGATGCAGACGAACCCAAGGACGAGTATTAA